ACTAAAAATAACTAAAATCTGTATCCAGTAATAAAAACAGAAAATTAGGATAAAAATTACATGTTTTTACATCTTTTTATCAAGTTTTCACGTAAAACAAGTATATAATTATTTTTTGTTCAATTTTTGTAGAAGCATATTTAATAGTTATCTGACAACCTTTGATCAAAAAAATAGTTATACTTAACAAAGCACATACTGAAAAACGAGTTTGAATAAACGATGTCTTTCAAAGCTATTCAAAACTATATTAAATTTAAAGTATTCAAAAAATACATTAATCAAATACTTATCTCAATTAAATTTTAAAACTATGAAAACAAAATCACTATTTCTAGTAGCTCTTATGTTACTTATCGGTGGAACTACAATGGCACAAAATTATGCCTTTCGTGTTCTGACGGCAAAAGGAAACAATACAGCTTCTAAAAACGCAATCCGTGTAGGCTCTAAACTGAATGATACTGACGTTATCGTTATGGAAGAAGGTGGATATTTAGGTCTTTTACATACCAATGGACAAACGGTTGAGCTTCGCACAAAAGGAACATATAAAGTAAACGAACTTGCAAGTAACTTGAAAGCAAGTAATAATTCTAGTCTTACTTCTCGTTATGCAAACTATGTAGTTTCTGAACTTACTTCTTCTGCTGAAGAAGCTAGTGGTGAAAATCGTTATAAGCACATGGGAAAAACAGGTGCTGTAGAGCGTGGAGATAAAAAAGCTATTACTATTATTCAAGAGAGTAAAGTAAACCTGCTAGGTGATAAGTTAGAAATTGAATGGTTTGTTTACGAAGACTTAGCTAAGGTTAGTCCTAAGGATGTAAGAGAATACCGTGTTGTTCTTACTGATTTACGTAACAATGAACTTTATTCAGAAGTAACTAAAGAAACTTCTTATGTAATTGATTTTTCTCGTCCTGAATTGAAAGACCAAACTGCTATTCTTTACAGAGTAGAAGTTGCTGATGAGGATAAAAAAGATAAATCAATTAAGTCTCGTGACCAAGTTATCAAGAAGGAAAATAATAGCGATGCTAAGAAAGAAATCCGTGAGCAATTAGACCAAATTGGTGATGATACTGCTCTAGGACACCTTATCAAAGCTCAATACTTGGAAGAAACGGGTTATTATGCAGAAGCTGCAATGGCTTATAAGGCTGCAATGGCTTTAGCTCCTGAAGTAGAAACATACAAAATTCTTTATGACAGTTTCACAGAACGTAATGAGATGAGTGAAAAAGCTATTTTAGGAAAAACATCTCTAAATGACTAATAATTGTATTCAGTATTAGAAATTTATATACCAAAAAGGGTCTTTACTTAATTGTAAAGACCTTTTTTGTTTTTTATTAAAAATAGTTGAGATTTATAATTCCCATTTTTCCCAAGCCTTCAAGAGTTGGATTTGTTTTTCGTTTTTGTCTTGAGCTTCTTCAAAACCAAAATCTTGTTCTTGTTCTACAAATACAGGTTTAGATTTTAAAAGACATTTTTTCATTTTATTTTTCTTGCCTTTCTTTCTATTTACCAAAATCTTCATTACCTCGTCTTCTTTGTAACTTGCTTCTGAAATCAAAGTTAAGAAATTAGTAGCATCTACTTTTTGGCTATTTACTTCCAAAATGACATCTCCTTCTTTAAACATTTCTCCAAACTTATTTGCTCCTTCTAAACTAAGAACACTTACTTCTTTGGTTTGTGGATCGACAACTAAACCAATGTTTCCAAAGTTAAATACTTCTTCTGTTCCTTCACCAGTCGTATTGATTCCAATAGTTTTTAGATATTTAGTGTAAGGTAATTCTTTGCTTCCCTCTACATAATCAGCAAAAAAAGTGCGAATTTCAGGATAAGTAATCTCAGCAATTACATCAAAAAGTTTGTCATCTTCAAAAGGTTTGTCTGTTCCATATTTTTTAGATAAATCTTGCATTAAGTTCATCAAACCGTATTTTCCATCAGATAATTCTCTCAATCGAACATCTAACATCCAGCCAATTAAAGCACCTTTTTCATAGACATTTCCATATTGGTCAGCATGTTCATCTAAGCAGCCCAAACTCATTTCTGTAAAAGGAACATCAGAATATTTATTATTCGCTTCACTTACTTTATCACGCATCTTACCCAAAAATTCTTCTAAAGGAATAAGTCCTTGTTGTAACAAAACATGGTTTGCAAAATATTCAGTAACTCCTTCGTAAAGCCATAAATGTTTTGACATTTCAGGATTGATAAAATCAAAATAATGAATTTGTTCTGAGTGAATAGAAAGAGGAGTCAGAATATGAAAAAATTCGTGAGCTGCAATTTCTACAACTGTGTTTGCAAGACGAGAAGCTGGCATATTAGGCAAGAAATAAAGAGAAGAATAAGAATGTTCTAATGCTCCATACGAACCCGAATTACTAAAACCATCAAAAATATAAATTAAGAACGCATATTTTTTGATAGGCAATGTTCCACCTAAATAATTTTTTTGTGCTTCTAATGATTTCTGAACTTCTTTAGCTACTTCTTTTGCCTTTACTGTTCCCTTTTCGTGAAAAACAGAAACCAAAATTTCAGCTCCTCCTACCTCAAAAGTAACTGTATCAGGAACAGAATATAACATCGGAGAATCTGCCAAAAGATGATAATCTGAAACTAAATAAAGGTCATTTTTCTTTGTAGAGTTGATAGATACTAAAGGTGTAGAGCCATAAAATTTTTCAGGTTTGATAACATCTATCAAAAATGAGTTGCGTTTTAATCCTTCCAAATAACCAAAACAACCGTGTGTATTGATTACAAAAACCTCATCTTCAATATCTGTTCCCCCTGGTTCGAATACTTTATTTTTTTCTTGTGAGTCAAAAGTATCATCTACTAAATACGTAATTTTATAGATGTTTTTAGCAGGAAAACGCCATTCGTTTTCATTAGGATGAGTAAAACCGATTTCATTGCCTTCTTTATCAAATACTTTAAAATCACTCAAAAATCGTCCAAAATCATAAATATGATATGTCCCAGGAACAATTTTGGGCATAAAAAAAGAAATAGAATCTTCTTTTGGAGGGTCTGTAGGTTCGACAGCAGGTCGGAACTTATCTAAGTTTGTAATTAAAAGTTCGACAGGAACTTTGTCATTTTTTACTTTTGTGAGGTCAAGTTGGTACGAATATACTATTTCTAAAGGATCGTAGAGTTGAACATCGAATGTTGTTCCTTGCTGTGCAAAGGTGGACTGAGCAGAAAAGCCAAATACACAAAGTAAAAAGATAAATTTAGAACTAAATGAAAAAATATTCATAAGATAAAATTAAGAGAGTAAAAATATAAAAGAAATGATTTTTAAATAAAAATTCATGTATATATAAGTAGCAATTTGAATGACAAGTAAAGATTTTACAAGGTTCTGTTTTGATTATTTATGATTTTTAGAATAAAACTGTATTTCCAAAATGTAACCTGTCATTGCTCCAAATGTATAACTGATTATATCATTCCATTGAAAATTATTTCCTAAAATCAATCTACTCGCTTTATAACTTCTAATAAAATTAATCCAATCTGCTTGATAGAGTTGTAGAAATTCGATGCCACAACAAAACAAAAGAGTAAGTATAAAAATTTTGTAAGATTGAGCTTTTATAAATAGAAATCCAAAAATCAAGAAAAATAAAACAGCATAAAGATAATCTCCAAAATAGTCAGTTATAAAACTAGAAATAAATTCAGTTCTGGAAACCAAGCCAATTGTAATAGTAAGGACAATTGATAAGAAATAAATTTTTCGGTTTCTTGTCATTTTTAATAGGTTGAAATTTATAAATCAAAATTACTTCAAATTATTCTAAACTATTTCAATAAATTTGAATTTTAAAGCAAAGGGAATTATTATTTTTAAATCAAAACCAAATCATAAAATGAGTATCAAAATAAAACCAGTAGAACAAATCAATGAAGGACAAAAAAATACAATGGTTAGTTTTTTAGGCATTGAAATTACAGATGTTACAGAAACATCAATCAGTGGAAAAATGCCTATTGATGAGCGTCATATACAAATTATGGGAGTGTTACATGGTGGAGGTTCTGTTGTTCTTGCCGAAACCTTGGGAAGTATTGCTGCCAATATGAGCGTTGATACAGAAAAATATGCTTGTATGGGATTAGAAATAAATGCAAATCATATCCGACCTGTTCCAAAGGGAAAATGGGTATATGGAACAGCAATAGCCTTGCATGTAGGGAAAAAAACACACGTTTGGGAAATCAAAATGACTAATGAAGAAGGCAAACTGACTTGTATCAGTAGAATAACCATGGCTGTTGTTGAGCGTTTTCATTAAGGTTTTTTTTAAGACTTTTAGTGATTTTATGGCTATCTTTGTATAATAATTGAACTATTAATCGAATTCAGAATACATAATTCATTCCCACCTTTTCTTTCTTCTATTATGAGCGAATCTCTCAAACATGAATGTGGAGTAGCATTCTTACGCCTTCGAAAACCACTTGGATATTATATAGAAAAATATGGAACACCTGCTTACCCAGTCAATAAAATGTTTTTATTGATGGAAAAACAACACAACCGAGGACAAGACGGTGCAGGACTAGCGAGCATCAAAATTGATATGAAAAAAGGTCATCAGTATATTGATAGACTTCGTTCGATAGAAGAACAACCCATTAATCATATCTTTAGTAAAGTAGGTAAAAAATTTACTAAGGCTCAAAAAGAAGGTAAAAAATATTACAATGCTAAATGGGTAAAAGAAAATATTCCCTTTGCAGGTGAGTTATTTATAGGTCATTTGCGTTATGCAACTTATGGCGCAAATGATGTTCGTTTTTGTCACCCTCTTTTGAGAAGTAGCAACTGGAGAAGCCGAAATCTACTTTTAGCAGGAAATTTTAATATGACAAATGCCGAAGAATTATTTAATCATTTGGCACAATTAGGACAATTTCCACAAGAACAAGGTGATACAATAACAGCCTTAGAAAAAATTGGGCATTTTTTGGATAGAGAAAATCAACATTATTATGCTCAATATCAGCAAGAAGAAAGAGCAAAATTAGCTTTTGATGTAAGTCTGAATGGAAAAAATGATAACCAAAACTATGAAACTCATGAGCAAAATCAAACGCTTACAAATGAAGAAATCATAGAAAAAGTAGAAAAAAATATTGATTGGAAAAAAATATTAGAGCGTTCTTGCAACGATTTTGATGGTGGATATGTCATGGTAGGGATGGCAGGTCATGGAGATGCTTTTGTGGCTCGTGACCCTGCAAGTATTCGTCCAGCCTATTATTATATCAATGATGAGATTATTGTAGCTGCTTCTGAAAAACCTGCAATCAAAACAGCTTTTAATTGTGAGTATTCGGAAATACAAGAGCTTGAAGGAGGTCATGCATTGGTTGTAGACAAAGAAGCAAATTATGAAATAATCAAGTTTCAAGAACCACTACCGAAAAAGTCGTGTAGTTTTGAAAGAATTTATTTTTCAAGAGGAACAGATCCAGAGATTTATAACGAACGAAAAATGTTAGGTCGTCAGTTGCATCATCAAGTTTTGGAAGCAATTGATTACGATTTAGAAAATTCTATTTTTTCTTATATTCCTAATACTGCCGAAACTGCGTTTTTGGGTTTGGTAAAAGGAGTAGAAAAACATTTGATAGCACAGCGAGAAAAAACATTAAATACTGATGAATCTTTGTCACAGCAAGAATTAGTGAAAATTATGTCCTTCCGTCCTAGAGTTGAAAAACTGGTAATTAAAGATTCTAAAATGCGAACTTTCATTACTGGAGATGCTCAACGAGATGATATGGTAGCACATGTTTATGATACCACTTATGAGATTGTCAGAAAAGGAATCGATACACTTGTTGTCATCGATGATTCGATTGTTAGAGGAACAACATTAGAAAAAAGTATCTTGACAATGTTGGATAAATTAGAACCTAAGAAAATTGTTATTGTTTCTTCTGCTCCTCAAATTCGTTTTCCTGACTGTTATGGAATTGATATGTCTAGGCAACACGAATTTGTTGTTTTTCGTGCATTATTGGCTCTCTTGGAACAACATCATTTGAAATATATGCTTGACGATGTTTATGAAAAATGTTTGAAATCAAAGAAATTACCTTTAGAAAAAGTAGTTAATCATGTCAAAGAATTATATGATATGTTTGAGTACGAACAAGTTTCAGATAAGGTAGCCGAAATTATTTCAAAGAATATCAAAGCAGAAGTAAAAGTAGTTTATCAAACAGTAGAAAATTTACATAAAGCCTGTCCAAATCATTCTGGAGATTGGTATTTTACAGGAAATTATCCTACACAAGGAGGAAATAGAGTAGCTAATCAAGCCTTTATTAACTTCATGGAAGGAAAGAAAACAAGAGCTTATTAAAAAAAGAAACCTATAAGGCTTTCAAAACCTTATAGGTTTGAATATCTAAAACCTATAAAAAAAATGAAAAAAATAATCTTAGCTATTGCATTATCATTTTTCTGTTCCGTTTCTTTTGCACAAGTAGAAGGCGTAGAAGTAGAAAAACCAAAAGAAGAAAAAAAGGAAGAGAAAAAAGAAGAAAGTAAAGATGATGACGATGATGAGGAAAAAATGAAGCTTATCGATCGTTTTTACTTTGGTGGAAACTTAGGAGCTAGTTTTGGAACAATTACCAATATAAATATAGCTCCAATGATAGGGTATAGATTGACACCAAGATTTTCAGTAGGTGTTGGAGGAACATATCAATATTGGAGTGACAAACGTTTTATACCTACTTATACGCAGAGTATTTATGGAGGAAGTGTGTTTTCTCGTTATATGATTGCAGAAGACTTTTTGGGTGCAGGCAATTTGTTTGCTCATGCAGAATATGAAACACTATTTGCAAAACAACCTTACCAAGATCCAAACACAGGAATAATTTCAGAAAAAACAAAATCTTTCCCTTCTTTTTTAATTGGTGGTGGTTTGGCTATTCCGATAGGTAGTCGCTCTGCTTTTACTATTTCGGCATTATATAATCCTTTTTATGATGAATTTAATTCTTTATATGCTAGTCCTTTACAGATTCGTGTAGGAGGCTTTTTCTAAACAAATGAATATTCAGAGTTACATGAAAAAATACGCTTTTTTATTTTTAGTAGTATTATTTTTTATGGCTTTCCAAACTGATAAACCAGCCTATCAAATTTTTGATAAGGAAGGAAAAAAATCTTCTTATAAAGCTATTTTAGAAAAAGCACAAGAAGTTGATATTGTTCTTTTTGGAGAAAGCCATAATAATCCTATTGTTCACTGGCTACAAATTGAATTAACAAAGAATTTATATAAAAATCTATCTGAAAATCAAAGTGAGTCAAAAAGTAAAAATAAATCTAAAAATAATTTACTTTTAGGTGCAGAAATGTTTGAAGCTGATAATCAAACTATTTTAGATGAATATCTAAATGACATTATTACAGAAAAAAACTTTGAAGCTGAAGCTAGATTATGGAATAATTATAAAACAGATTATAAGCCTTTGGTAGAATTTGCAAAAGGAAATAATCTTGTTTTTGTGGCTACAAATATTCCTCGTCGGTATGCTTCTTTGGTTTCTAAGAAGGGTTTGGCTAGTTTGGATTCTCTTTCTGAAGATGCAAAACGCTTTATGATGCCTTTGCCTGTTGAAGTGGATTTGAAATTACCTGCTTACGCAAATATGCTCAAAATGATGGGAGTTCATTCGACTGATGATGGAAAAGTAAACGAAAGTTTTGCAAATTTTGCCTATGCACAAGCCGTAAAAGATGCAACAATGGCATATCGTATTAACGAATATTATAAAAGAGAAGCTAAAAATATAGAAAATACAAATTCTGTTTTTCTACATTTTAATGGTTCTTATCATTCTGATAATTATGAAAGTATTGTTTATTATCTCAAAAAATACAATCCAAGTTTGAAAATAATGACCATTACGGCAGCCGACCAAAAAGAATTGGATTCTTTAGAAAAAACAGGAGTAGCTGATTTTGCGATTGTTACGCCTCTTTCTATGACTAAGACGTATTAGAGTAATTAATTTATAGGAATTTATTTTTTCTTAACGACGGTTAAAAAATAGAGTAATCTAACCGTCGTTGAGACTTTGCCGTCAACGAGGTTTTATAAAATCTCTCTACCACTCTTCTTGTCTTCTCCAAGTTGCACCATATTCATTTACTAAAACATTATCAAAATAATCAGCTTTTTCTAAGAGGTTTTTTACCAAATCTACAGCAGTTTGTAGTTTAAGGTATTGTCCAAAAATTGAAAAAGAAAGAATTATATCTTGTCCGTTTACACTAAAACGAAGACCTTTTAAAGAATGATTTTGCTCTAATAGAAAAGAATAGGTGTCGCCAATATTATCTTTTGGAAGGTTACACAAAAAAGCATCGCCAAAAATATATCCACTTTCGGGGTTGTAAGAAAGATGAATTGTGGCACTTCCCTCTACCATTTCCCAACGATTTGCACCAGCACGAGCCAAAATCGCATTTTTACCCAGTTTTGTAATTAATTCTTCTATCAAATGAGCAATTCCGACAGGCGTAAAAAGTTCTTTTGTAAAATCAATAAGTTTTGAGCCACAAGAAGGACAGTAGGAATTTTGAATTTTAGGAAGCAAAATAACATTTGTACAAGAACCACAACGAACAGCTTTTTCTCTACCAAAATTCTCAAAATCGTTTAAAGTTTCCTCTAAATAGTTGGAAGGCAGTGCAAAACCTAAATCAGTTCCTTCTCTATGAATAAATGTGTTTACACCAATTACTTTACCCAAACTATCTACTAAAGGGCCTCCACTATTTCCGGGGTTGATGGCTGCATCTACTTGAATATAATTTATGCCATTGTGTAAGCGTTTTGCCTTTGAAATTATGCCTTGAGTAGTTGTATATTTAAGACCATAAGGATGTCCGATAGCTACAATTTGTTCGCCATCTCTAAGACTCTCTTGTGAATACTCAATAGTAGGCATATCCAAGTTAGGGGCAATCAAAAAAGCTAAATCCAGACGAGTATCTGTAAAACAAACATCTGCAAGCTGTTTAGGAACATTTTTTCCACTAATAGAAACCTCTGAACAACCTTCTACAACGTGGTAGTTGGTAACAATAATATTATGATTTCTAAGGTAAAAACCTGTTCCAGAGCCTTTTGGTGTAGCAATCTGAATGACTACTTCTTTATAAATTTCAATAGTTTGATACATAAATTAACATAGAGAATTGACAAAAAATGCTTTTTTAGATTAGAAAGTAGTTAAAGATAGATATATATAGATAAGTTACTCAAAAATAA
This is a stretch of genomic DNA from Bernardetia sp. MNP-M8. It encodes these proteins:
- a CDS encoding peptidase M61 yields the protein MNIFSFSSKFIFLLCVFGFSAQSTFAQQGTTFDVQLYDPLEIVYSYQLDLTKVKNDKVPVELLITNLDKFRPAVEPTDPPKEDSISFFMPKIVPGTYHIYDFGRFLSDFKVFDKEGNEIGFTHPNENEWRFPAKNIYKITYLVDDTFDSQEKNKVFEPGGTDIEDEVFVINTHGCFGYLEGLKRNSFLIDVIKPEKFYGSTPLVSINSTKKNDLYLVSDYHLLADSPMLYSVPDTVTFEVGGAEILVSVFHEKGTVKAKEVAKEVQKSLEAQKNYLGGTLPIKKYAFLIYIFDGFSNSGSYGALEHSYSSLYFLPNMPASRLANTVVEIAAHEFFHILTPLSIHSEQIHYFDFINPEMSKHLWLYEGVTEYFANHVLLQQGLIPLEEFLGKMRDKVSEANNKYSDVPFTEMSLGCLDEHADQYGNVYEKGALIGWMLDVRLRELSDGKYGLMNLMQDLSKKYGTDKPFEDDKLFDVIAEITYPEIRTFFADYVEGSKELPYTKYLKTIGINTTGEGTEEVFNFGNIGLVVDPQTKEVSVLSLEGANKFGEMFKEGDVILEVNSQKVDATNFLTLISEASYKEDEVMKILVNRKKGKKNKMKKCLLKSKPVFVEQEQDFGFEEAQDKNEKQIQLLKAWEKWEL
- a CDS encoding trypsin-like peptidase domain-containing protein, which encodes MYQTIEIYKEVVIQIATPKGSGTGFYLRNHNIIVTNYHVVEGCSEVSISGKNVPKQLADVCFTDTRLDLAFLIAPNLDMPTIEYSQESLRDGEQIVAIGHPYGLKYTTTQGIISKAKRLHNGINYIQVDAAINPGNSGGPLVDSLGKVIGVNTFIHREGTDLGFALPSNYLEETLNDFENFGREKAVRCGSCTNVILLPKIQNSYCPSCGSKLIDFTKELFTPVGIAHLIEELITKLGKNAILARAGANRWEMVEGSATIHLSYNPESGYIFGDAFLCNLPKDNIGDTYSFLLEQNHSLKGLRFSVNGQDIILSFSIFGQYLKLQTAVDLVKNLLEKADYFDNVLVNEYGATWRRQEEW
- a CDS encoding amidophosphoribosyltransferase: MSESLKHECGVAFLRLRKPLGYYIEKYGTPAYPVNKMFLLMEKQHNRGQDGAGLASIKIDMKKGHQYIDRLRSIEEQPINHIFSKVGKKFTKAQKEGKKYYNAKWVKENIPFAGELFIGHLRYATYGANDVRFCHPLLRSSNWRSRNLLLAGNFNMTNAEELFNHLAQLGQFPQEQGDTITALEKIGHFLDRENQHYYAQYQQEERAKLAFDVSLNGKNDNQNYETHEQNQTLTNEEIIEKVEKNIDWKKILERSCNDFDGGYVMVGMAGHGDAFVARDPASIRPAYYYINDEIIVAASEKPAIKTAFNCEYSEIQELEGGHALVVDKEANYEIIKFQEPLPKKSCSFERIYFSRGTDPEIYNERKMLGRQLHHQVLEAIDYDLENSIFSYIPNTAETAFLGLVKGVEKHLIAQREKTLNTDESLSQQELVKIMSFRPRVEKLVIKDSKMRTFITGDAQRDDMVAHVYDTTYEIVRKGIDTLVVIDDSIVRGTTLEKSILTMLDKLEPKKIVIVSSAPQIRFPDCYGIDMSRQHEFVVFRALLALLEQHHLKYMLDDVYEKCLKSKKLPLEKVVNHVKELYDMFEYEQVSDKVAEIISKNIKAEVKVVYQTVENLHKACPNHSGDWYFTGNYPTQGGNRVANQAFINFMEGKKTRAY
- a CDS encoding ChaN family lipoprotein; this translates as MKKYAFLFLVVLFFMAFQTDKPAYQIFDKEGKKSSYKAILEKAQEVDIVLFGESHNNPIVHWLQIELTKNLYKNLSENQSESKSKNKSKNNLLLGAEMFEADNQTILDEYLNDIITEKNFEAEARLWNNYKTDYKPLVEFAKGNNLVFVATNIPRRYASLVSKKGLASLDSLSEDAKRFMMPLPVEVDLKLPAYANMLKMMGVHSTDDGKVNESFANFAYAQAVKDATMAYRINEYYKREAKNIENTNSVFLHFNGSYHSDNYESIVYYLKKYNPSLKIMTITAADQKELDSLEKTGVADFAIVTPLSMTKTY
- a CDS encoding DUF2809 domain-containing protein, encoding MTRNRKIYFLSIVLTITIGLVSRTEFISSFITDYFGDYLYAVLFFLIFGFLFIKAQSYKIFILTLLFCCGIEFLQLYQADWINFIRSYKASRLILGNNFQWNDIISYTFGAMTGYILEIQFYSKNHK
- a CDS encoding hotdog fold thioesterase, encoding MSIKIKPVEQINEGQKNTMVSFLGIEITDVTETSISGKMPIDERHIQIMGVLHGGGSVVLAETLGSIAANMSVDTEKYACMGLEINANHIRPVPKGKWVYGTAIALHVGKKTHVWEIKMTNEEGKLTCISRITMAVVERFH